In Sphingobacterium thalpophilum, a genomic segment contains:
- a CDS encoding TonB-dependent receptor plug domain-containing protein: MYPKLLLLVNSLLFALLASAQIDQTLQKLDTYHSQHIKEKIYLHLDKNDYSAGETIWFKLYCSTAPFNYLSNMSKIANVELISPTNKIIKTIKIPITLGLSIGDFNLPDTLEEGSYRVRSFTRWMQNDSIANFYERVVPITNGRSDNIITKSELVKNGAENMFQINLKTIQGAPLINNSINYTLQPNNNKEKSGRLKSNDNGTIALELKDDFKGGTLSLQFLSLDKRRILKTFIIPDPKSQNSIQIFPESGELVSNILCKTGFKILTPAGLGKKAKITVVEENQTTIADFETNSLGMGSIPLVLQAGKKYVATALFEDGSSTSTALPPVLNCGYVLTVNSGLKDKIAAQLSATADLVNGKDIYLVAQYNGLVFHAAKQKLNGTDILFNIPKKNLPSGVLQLSILTDQMVPIVERLVFNYNTTSTLLPVSIELNKSSFTTRDKVIADLSVKYDDSDTTRFAALSASVVNLSKVDSTTDRYYSSIVSELLLKSDLRGFIERPNYYFEDLTNIKLTELDNLMLIQGWRKLDWKNYTSTSTTSLLPEKGLTIAGTIKKTARKAVVPNAKVTLIPTSNMLLSVDTLTDNNGRFSFDELLFADSVKFIVTGDGPKEKKRVDIVIDNPLTPPPNPSKDQPLLVNDINTTLLTQLKNSQQFLGELEAAGIIQKSIRLEEVQVNRVRTNKADKNSRNLNGPGNADQVISAEDLSTCTTLEQCLAGRLVGVMFRNGVPYSTRSMGLNGGSPMQIVLDGMYIEADQISMINVADISSIEVLRSASNTAIYGMYGGNGVIVITSKSGDAISSSYTPTGILTITPKGLYVPRTFFKPQYDATIQHKLTRDLRTTIAWEPNLITQKEGKTHFEFFTSDEPGTYKLTVEGISMDGKIAHLEYLIEVKSQ; this comes from the coding sequence ATGTACCCTAAATTACTGCTTTTAGTAAATTCCCTCCTATTCGCTTTGTTGGCGTCGGCCCAGATCGATCAGACGTTGCAGAAACTGGATACTTACCATAGCCAGCACATTAAGGAAAAAATCTATCTCCATTTGGACAAAAATGATTATTCGGCTGGAGAAACCATCTGGTTTAAATTATACTGCAGCACCGCCCCTTTTAATTATTTGAGCAACATGAGTAAAATTGCGAATGTCGAATTGATTTCTCCAACCAATAAGATCATTAAAACTATCAAAATTCCAATTACACTCGGTCTAAGTATAGGCGACTTCAATCTGCCGGACACCTTGGAAGAAGGCTCCTATCGCGTTAGATCATTTACCAGGTGGATGCAAAATGACTCTATAGCGAATTTTTATGAACGCGTCGTTCCCATTACAAATGGTCGATCTGATAATATCATAACCAAAAGTGAACTGGTCAAAAACGGAGCAGAAAACATGTTCCAGATTAATCTCAAAACCATTCAGGGAGCCCCGCTAATTAATAACAGCATCAATTATACCCTACAACCAAACAATAATAAAGAAAAATCAGGCCGATTAAAATCAAACGATAATGGAACAATAGCTTTGGAATTGAAAGATGACTTTAAAGGCGGAACGCTGTCTCTACAATTTCTTTCCCTTGACAAAAGGCGTATTTTAAAAACCTTTATTATCCCCGATCCAAAAAGCCAAAATAGCATTCAAATTTTCCCCGAAAGTGGCGAACTGGTCAGCAACATATTATGCAAAACAGGTTTCAAAATCCTTACTCCTGCTGGATTGGGGAAAAAAGCCAAAATAACCGTGGTGGAAGAAAATCAAACGACTATTGCAGACTTTGAAACAAATTCACTGGGGATGGGAAGTATCCCGCTCGTCCTACAGGCAGGAAAAAAATACGTCGCTACAGCCCTTTTCGAAGACGGGTCTTCCACGAGCACAGCCTTACCGCCAGTGCTGAATTGCGGATATGTTCTTACGGTAAATTCCGGACTAAAGGATAAGATTGCTGCACAACTATCCGCGACAGCGGATCTGGTCAACGGCAAAGATATATATCTGGTAGCCCAATATAACGGTCTTGTCTTCCATGCCGCAAAGCAGAAATTGAATGGCACAGACATCTTATTCAATATCCCCAAAAAAAACCTGCCTTCTGGAGTTTTACAATTATCCATCTTAACAGATCAAATGGTTCCTATTGTGGAAAGATTGGTGTTTAACTACAATACGACATCGACCTTACTTCCTGTTTCCATAGAACTCAACAAATCCAGCTTCACAACACGCGATAAAGTGATTGCTGATCTTTCCGTTAAATATGACGATAGTGACACCACTAGGTTTGCTGCGCTCTCCGCATCAGTGGTAAACCTCAGCAAGGTTGATTCCACGACAGATCGTTATTATTCATCTATTGTCTCGGAGCTCCTATTGAAATCTGATCTTCGTGGCTTTATTGAACGCCCCAACTATTACTTTGAGGATTTAACGAACATTAAACTGACAGAACTGGACAATCTTATGTTGATCCAAGGTTGGCGCAAGTTGGACTGGAAGAATTACACCAGTACATCAACTACTTCGCTCCTTCCTGAAAAAGGACTTACCATCGCTGGGACAATCAAGAAAACGGCCCGAAAGGCTGTGGTGCCAAATGCCAAAGTAACGCTGATACCGACGAGCAATATGTTGCTGAGTGTGGATACACTGACAGACAATAATGGCCGATTTTCATTTGACGAACTTTTATTTGCAGACAGTGTCAAGTTTATTGTGACAGGTGATGGCCCCAAAGAGAAAAAAAGAGTTGATATTGTTATCGACAACCCGCTTACCCCTCCTCCAAATCCGAGTAAAGATCAACCCTTGTTGGTTAACGACATCAATACCACGCTACTAACACAACTGAAAAATAGCCAACAATTCCTTGGCGAATTGGAAGCTGCGGGCATAATCCAAAAGAGCATTCGGTTGGAAGAGGTACAGGTCAATAGAGTACGAACAAATAAAGCTGACAAGAACTCCAGAAACCTCAATGGGCCAGGAAATGCCGATCAGGTCATTTCGGCCGAAGACCTTTCTACTTGTACGACACTGGAGCAGTGCCTTGCGGGTCGATTAGTTGGTGTCATGTTTCGAAATGGTGTCCCTTACAGCACAAGATCCATGGGGTTAAATGGCGGAAGTCCCATGCAAATTGTTCTTGATGGTATGTATATTGAAGCAGATCAAATAAGCATGATCAATGTAGCGGATATTTCTAGTATCGAGGTTCTTCGTAGTGCAAGCAATACGGCCATATATGGCATGTATGGGGGCAACGGTGTTATCGTGATTACAAGTAAATCGGGAGATGCCATCTCCTCATCTTATACCCCTACAGGAATACTAACGATCACGCCAAAAGGGCTATATGTACCCCGAACCTTTTTCAAGCCCCAATATGATGCAACAATCCAACATAAGCTTACACGCGATCTACGGACAACCATCGCATGGGAACCAAATCTGATTACGCAGAAAGAAGGAAAAACACATTTCGAATTCTTTACTTCTGACGAACCTGGGACCTACAAACTAACCGTTGAGGGAATAAGCATGGATGGAAAAATTGCTCATCTGGAGTATTTAATAGAGGTAAAATCACAATAG
- a CDS encoding enoyl-CoA hydratase/isomerase family protein, whose amino-acid sequence MEHIKTKIEDHILSIFLDRGKSNAIDTQLLKELIDTLESSQQNEAIYGAILIGKENFFSAGLDLITLFQYDEDQIREFWNLFLEATSLLAAFPKPIVAAISGHSPAGGCVLALCCDYRIMAEGNFVIGLNEIPVGLIVPESIFQLYAFWIGKRNAYQNLLEGKLLSPVEAKTQGLIDDIVPPNILFNNATKKIKQITQFNQKTWQTSKLNFRKEIILKLRENREETIQRILEQWWLPSTRSILKSIIENLTSKK is encoded by the coding sequence ATGGAACATATTAAAACCAAAATAGAAGATCATATTTTAAGTATTTTCCTCGACAGGGGGAAGTCAAATGCCATCGACACTCAGCTATTGAAGGAACTGATAGACACCCTGGAATCTTCCCAGCAAAATGAAGCAATTTATGGTGCAATATTGATTGGCAAGGAAAATTTCTTTAGCGCAGGACTCGATTTAATTACCTTATTCCAATACGATGAAGATCAAATTCGGGAATTCTGGAATTTATTCCTGGAAGCGACATCATTACTCGCGGCTTTTCCAAAACCAATAGTCGCCGCAATATCTGGTCATAGCCCAGCTGGAGGCTGCGTACTGGCGCTCTGCTGCGATTATCGGATTATGGCCGAAGGGAATTTTGTGATTGGCCTTAATGAAATTCCAGTCGGACTCATCGTCCCTGAAAGTATATTTCAGCTTTATGCGTTTTGGATCGGAAAACGGAATGCTTATCAGAATTTGCTCGAAGGTAAATTGCTTTCTCCTGTAGAAGCAAAAACACAGGGTCTTATCGATGACATTGTTCCCCCCAATATACTCTTCAATAACGCAACAAAAAAAATAAAACAGATCACGCAGTTCAACCAAAAGACCTGGCAGACATCCAAATTGAACTTCCGAAAGGAAATAATCCTTAAATTGCGCGAGAATAGAGAAGAGACAATACAGCGCATCCTCGAACAATGGTGGCTTCCGTCAACACGCTCTATTTTAAAGTCAATCATTGAAAACTTGACTTCAAAGAAGTAA
- a CDS encoding phospho-sugar mutase — MKNLDKDIQKKIEDWLTPSYDEGTRKAVQDLIDNNEETELTDSFYKDLEFGTGGLRGIMGVGSNRMNKYTIGKATQGLANYLKKQFPDQEIKVAVSYDSRNNSQAFGQLVANVFAANGIKVHLFTELRPTPMLSFAIRHFGCQSGVMLTASHNPKEYNGYKAYWNDGCQLTAPHDKNVIDEVNAISSVSTIKFDGNTQNIIPVGEEIDQLYINANKTLSIHPEAVRAQKDLKIVFSPIHGTGITIVPKMLAAWGFENVSVVAEQATPDGNFPTVIYPNPEEEDAMALAKKKGEEIDADLVLATDPDADRVGIAVKNNKGQFQLLNGNQIGSLLIYYVLSAKSELKQLGSNPYIVKTIVTSNLQADIADHYGVTHYETLTGFKYIGELITNLGDSAQYLVGGEESYGFLVGDLVRDKDAPNACAFLAEMTAYFKTKGKTVYEVLLDIYKEFGCYQEKLISLTKKGKAGAEEIQAMMNGLRHNLPTALGGIKVKEIRDYQLSQITDMSTGERRAIALPKSDVLQFITVDGDVISARPSGTEPKIKFYCSVKESLKDTADYFDVQTILEEKVDRMMKDIVS, encoded by the coding sequence ATGAAAAATTTAGATAAAGACATACAAAAGAAAATCGAAGATTGGTTAACCCCAAGTTATGATGAAGGAACTCGAAAGGCAGTTCAGGATTTAATCGACAATAATGAGGAGACAGAACTTACAGATTCTTTTTACAAGGATCTCGAGTTCGGAACTGGAGGCCTAAGGGGTATTATGGGCGTAGGCTCCAATCGGATGAATAAGTATACGATCGGCAAAGCCACGCAAGGATTAGCCAACTATCTAAAGAAACAGTTCCCAGATCAGGAGATTAAAGTAGCGGTATCTTATGATAGCCGCAACAATTCGCAGGCATTTGGCCAGCTGGTTGCCAACGTGTTTGCAGCCAACGGGATCAAGGTACATCTGTTCACCGAATTACGCCCGACCCCAATGCTGTCGTTTGCCATCCGCCATTTCGGCTGTCAGAGCGGTGTTATGCTAACGGCTTCACACAACCCAAAGGAGTATAATGGTTATAAGGCTTATTGGAACGATGGCTGCCAGCTGACTGCACCTCATGATAAAAATGTCATCGACGAAGTAAATGCAATCAGCTCAGTTAGCACTATTAAATTTGACGGGAATACGCAAAATATCATTCCTGTCGGGGAAGAAATCGATCAGCTCTATATCAATGCCAATAAGACATTAAGTATTCATCCGGAAGCGGTAAGGGCTCAAAAAGACTTAAAAATTGTTTTTTCACCAATACATGGTACCGGAATTACCATTGTTCCTAAAATGCTAGCAGCATGGGGATTTGAAAATGTTTCAGTCGTTGCTGAACAGGCCACGCCTGATGGCAACTTTCCAACGGTAATCTATCCAAACCCCGAAGAGGAAGATGCAATGGCTTTAGCAAAGAAAAAAGGGGAAGAAATTGATGCTGACCTTGTATTGGCGACAGACCCCGATGCTGATCGTGTAGGGATTGCCGTAAAAAATAATAAGGGACAATTTCAACTGCTCAATGGTAATCAGATCGGCAGCTTATTGATATATTATGTCCTCAGTGCAAAAAGTGAACTAAAACAACTCGGATCGAATCCATATATTGTAAAAACTATCGTAACCAGTAATTTACAAGCCGATATCGCAGATCACTATGGTGTAACGCATTATGAAACACTTACAGGCTTCAAATATATTGGTGAATTGATTACCAATCTAGGTGATTCAGCACAATATCTTGTGGGCGGCGAGGAAAGTTATGGTTTCTTGGTCGGCGATCTAGTGCGTGACAAGGACGCTCCAAACGCTTGTGCTTTCCTAGCCGAAATGACCGCCTATTTTAAAACAAAAGGAAAAACAGTTTACGAAGTTTTATTAGATATCTACAAAGAATTTGGCTGTTATCAAGAAAAGCTCATTTCCTTAACCAAAAAAGGAAAGGCTGGTGCCGAAGAAATTCAGGCCATGATGAATGGCTTACGTCATAATCTACCAACCGCACTCGGTGGAATAAAAGTCAAAGAAATCAGGGACTATCAGCTTTCCCAAATCACAGATATGAGTACAGGGGAGCGAAGAGCGATCGCATTGCCTAAATCTGATGTATTGCAATTTATAACAGTAGATGGCGATGTGATTTCTGCCAGACCATCGGGAACTGAACCCAAGATTAAATTTTACTGTTCTGTAAAAGAAAGCTTGAAAGATACTGCTGATTATTTCGATGTGCAAACTATTTTGGAAGAGAAGGTTGACCGCATGATGAAAGATATTGTAAGCTAA
- a CDS encoding NUDIX hydrolase, protein MEKWKLLSSEYICKEPWATLRRDTCELPDGRINDHYYVLEYPDWVNMIGITEQNELLVIKQYRHGAGIISLEIPAGTTEAGEDPKNAAVREMLEETGYQFDQIEEIATLYANPATSGNITYTYLMTGGKKVQEQALDEHEEIDVYRIPLEEAKSMLLDNKFSQALHASALFYAFNKLGLL, encoded by the coding sequence ATGGAAAAGTGGAAACTATTATCCTCTGAATATATCTGTAAAGAGCCTTGGGCTACACTGCGCAGAGATACCTGTGAGCTTCCGGATGGACGGATCAATGATCATTATTACGTACTGGAGTATCCAGATTGGGTAAATATGATCGGAATTACTGAGCAGAACGAACTTCTGGTCATTAAGCAATACCGCCATGGAGCAGGCATTATTTCATTGGAGATTCCCGCAGGGACAACAGAAGCAGGAGAAGATCCTAAAAATGCTGCTGTGCGTGAAATGCTTGAAGAAACAGGCTATCAATTTGATCAGATTGAAGAAATCGCCACGCTTTATGCCAACCCGGCGACAAGTGGCAATATTACCTATACCTATCTGATGACGGGGGGTAAAAAAGTTCAGGAACAGGCATTAGATGAACATGAAGAAATCGATGTTTATCGTATACCGCTTGAAGAAGCAAAAAGCATGTTGCTGGACAACAAATTCAGTCAGGCACTACATGCTAGTGCGCTATTCTATGCTTTCAACAAATTAGGCTTGTTATAA
- a CDS encoding nicotinamide mononucleotide adenylyltransferase: protein MAREIFETKRKALKINLNPEIYGTFAEIGAGQEVARNFFNAGAASGTIAKTMSAYDMAFSDAIYGEEADGRYVSRTRLKKMLSHEFNLLTQRLHGDKYCNKKFFAFADTVTTLNFTKTNEPHGWIGLRFQHEVGGPTNDIIVHVRLLDSDNQLQQKVLGIIGVNLLFAAYYYTDNVQTMIESLVDNLSVGSVEIDLVKLNGPLFENVNQRLINLYLIAKGFAKAAIFQPDGKAVQIKDYLYKKNIILLRTKYRQKSLPNFDLFNLAVEQFKKNTGATDADTIVLIEVLMGNVLEDTHEITDEDLQEFASRADELCATGNNIIVSNFRRNNHLAEFISNFKPKNIGIATNVYNLKNIFNSDNYNKELYTNELLSYISGMFNKNVKLYAYPYLLKKENKIITTHNMPVSEEAKPLFEFLIKNGYIIDIENYDEKFVKTV from the coding sequence ATGGCAAGAGAAATTTTTGAAACCAAGCGAAAGGCCCTGAAAATAAATCTAAACCCAGAGATTTATGGAACCTTTGCAGAGATCGGTGCTGGACAGGAAGTCGCACGTAACTTTTTCAACGCAGGAGCAGCATCAGGCACAATTGCTAAAACAATGTCAGCTTACGACATGGCTTTCAGTGATGCAATTTATGGTGAAGAGGCTGATGGTCGATATGTCAGCAGAACACGTTTAAAGAAAATGCTCTCCCATGAATTCAATCTTCTTACCCAAAGACTTCATGGCGATAAATACTGTAACAAAAAATTCTTTGCTTTTGCAGATACGGTAACAACCCTCAATTTCACCAAGACAAATGAACCTCACGGCTGGATCGGACTTCGCTTCCAACATGAAGTTGGAGGCCCTACAAATGATATCATTGTTCATGTAAGACTGCTAGACAGCGACAACCAATTGCAACAAAAGGTTTTAGGTATAATTGGTGTAAATCTATTATTTGCGGCTTATTATTATACAGACAATGTGCAGACCATGATCGAATCATTGGTCGATAACCTTTCTGTTGGTTCCGTTGAGATTGACCTGGTTAAACTAAACGGGCCTCTATTTGAAAACGTCAACCAACGCCTCATCAACTTATACTTGATTGCAAAAGGATTTGCTAAAGCCGCAATATTCCAGCCTGATGGCAAAGCGGTACAAATCAAAGATTATCTGTACAAAAAGAACATTATTTTACTTCGCACCAAATACCGTCAAAAATCCCTTCCAAACTTTGACCTCTTCAATCTTGCCGTTGAACAGTTCAAAAAAAATACAGGAGCAACTGACGCAGACACCATTGTATTAATTGAAGTCCTAATGGGAAATGTATTGGAAGATACGCATGAAATTACAGATGAAGACCTGCAAGAATTTGCTTCTAGGGCTGACGAACTATGTGCGACAGGCAATAATATTATCGTTAGCAACTTTAGAAGAAATAATCATTTAGCAGAGTTTATTAGCAACTTTAAGCCTAAGAACATAGGAATTGCAACCAACGTTTACAATTTAAAGAACATTTTCAATTCAGATAATTATAATAAAGAGTTATACACCAATGAACTTCTTTCCTATATCTCGGGGATGTTCAATAAAAATGTGAAACTCTACGCATATCCTTATCTCTTGAAAAAAGAAAATAAGATTATTACAACGCACAATATGCCGGTTTCTGAAGAAGCCAAACCTTTATTTGAATTCTTAATTAAAAACGGCTATATCATAGATATTGAAAATTACGACGAAAAATTTGTAAAAACCGTATAA
- the idi gene encoding isopentenyl-diphosphate Delta-isomerase has translation MKQENVILVDSNDKMIGSMEKYEAHEKGLLHRAFSVFLFNDQDELLLQQRALSKYHCGGLWTNSCCSHQRLEESNIEAAKRRLMEELGITATALQDVFSFVYKAQFDNGLTEHEFDYVLFGKFNGTPEINEEEVATTKYMNQQEIQNEIQRSPEQFTPWFKLIYQRAFDTYFNIYKNKL, from the coding sequence ATGAAGCAAGAAAATGTAATACTGGTTGACAGCAATGATAAGATGATTGGCAGCATGGAGAAATATGAAGCCCATGAAAAGGGGCTATTGCACCGTGCTTTTAGTGTATTTTTGTTCAATGACCAAGATGAATTGCTCCTGCAACAAAGAGCATTAAGTAAATACCACTGTGGCGGACTTTGGACCAATAGCTGCTGCTCGCATCAGCGTCTGGAAGAAAGTAACATAGAAGCCGCCAAAAGGCGCTTAATGGAAGAATTAGGAATTACTGCAACAGCCCTTCAAGATGTCTTCTCGTTCGTTTATAAAGCTCAATTTGATAACGGGCTTACGGAGCATGAATTCGATTATGTCTTATTCGGAAAATTTAATGGAACTCCAGAAATTAACGAAGAAGAGGTTGCCACAACAAAATATATGAATCAACAGGAAATTCAAAATGAAATACAACGTTCACCCGAACAGTTTACCCCTTGGTTCAAACTAATCTATCAACGTGCTTTTGATACGTACTTCAATATATATAAGAACAAATTATAG
- a CDS encoding N-acetylmuramoyl-L-alanine amidase: MKILKFSITLCVATALLASCAGKYAKTEKVYKKQAKEFSKLYKQSPVTGQLEKVNVKEQQWIASINFGIRKPNFVVIHHTAQDSLGQTIRTFHSAKAGVSSHYVVGRDGKVVQMVNDLYRAHHAGLGKWGNDTDLNSSSIGIELDNNGTTDPWTDAQINALTQLLTYLKTTYRIPQANFIGHMDLAPTRKNDPSRFPWKKLADQGFGFWYEDYLETPPADFNPKMALRIIGYDVSNLDAAIKAFKIHYIQQDVNTAFMSENDLKILYSIYKKYL, from the coding sequence ATGAAGATACTAAAATTTTCCATCACTCTTTGTGTCGCAACAGCATTATTGGCTTCCTGTGCGGGGAAATACGCGAAGACTGAAAAGGTATATAAGAAGCAAGCAAAAGAATTTTCAAAACTCTATAAACAATCGCCTGTCACCGGTCAATTGGAGAAGGTGAATGTCAAAGAACAACAATGGATCGCCTCGATTAATTTTGGCATCCGTAAACCCAATTTTGTTGTCATTCATCATACAGCACAGGATTCTTTGGGACAGACCATCCGTACATTTCATTCCGCCAAAGCAGGTGTAAGCTCCCATTATGTGGTTGGTCGGGATGGAAAAGTAGTGCAGATGGTCAATGACCTCTATCGTGCACATCATGCGGGCTTGGGGAAATGGGGCAATGATACAGACCTCAATTCTTCTTCCATTGGCATTGAGCTCGACAATAATGGGACTACAGATCCTTGGACTGATGCCCAGATCAACGCCTTGACGCAGTTGTTGACTTATTTAAAAACGACCTATAGAATCCCGCAGGCAAATTTTATTGGACATATGGATTTGGCACCAACCCGAAAAAACGATCCGTCACGTTTTCCTTGGAAAAAATTGGCTGATCAAGGATTCGGCTTTTGGTATGAGGACTATTTAGAGACGCCTCCAGCAGACTTTAACCCAAAAATGGCCTTACGTATTATCGGTTACGATGTGAGTAATCTCGATGCGGCAATAAAAGCTTTTAAGATTCACTACATTCAGCAGGACGTAAATACAGCCTTCATGAGTGAGAATGACCTTAAAATTCTGTATTCCATCTATAAAAAATATTTATAG